CCAATGGGTGAGCCGCTAAAACACCATACGGATCACCTCTGATGTCAAActgaaaaatcacaatataCCAAACGGGTCATGTTCCcattttttgaaagaaaaactaaaccctaaccctagataACATTCTTCCAGTTAATAATTACACCATATTAGAAGTGCTAAGTTCCAGTTACATAGACCCGAAAACAGCAAAAGTGTTCAAGATGTAAAATCCAATACTAGGGTAATGAGATTCGTACACTCCATTACATGTATTCATGTACAACGCAGTAGGTACTTAACACAACCGTGAGAGCCAATTAAAGATACTATGTGGGAAAAGTTACTGTTGTCTCTAGAATCTTTCTGGAGACTCTGCCACGAAACTGAATGCAAATGCAACACTCCAAAGAAAGCACGAACTGGTGTACAGTGGGTTAGAACGGTTAGGGCGACCGTCTTTCCCTAGTTAATTAAGTGCAAAGTGTTCTAGGCCTGCAGTAAAGTAATGCCAAGTGTTCTGGATTCATGTGTTTAGCAGTAATTGAATATGGAATCGTGTTTTAGCTTATTCACTACCAATGAAAGAATATACATAGTTTTTATCTTCATAATTGTTTACGGTACATATCTTGCGGctttctcaacaaaaaaaccAGAGGTGTCGATCAATAGGAGTTACTGtattaaaccctaaacctaatgCAGGACACGTATCAAAAGTACGTACCTGGTGGAACCCACTCAGCTTCGTGAGAGGCACACCGATCTCGACCATGCAAGCCCACACCCTCTGATCAGAGCCGTACATATTGAAGTACCGGTCCAAACAGCCGTCCATCAGCTCCGCCAAACGCGCCGCCAGCGGGTAGCTGATGGCGAACCCGCCGCCGCCAAACGCCATGTCGTACGCGTGCATCACGTCCTGCTCGACGCTCTCCGAGTTCCCGCCAATGTAGTACATCTGGTTATGATCGTACTGTGATAGCACCGAGACCAAGTTGTCGGGGAAGAAGATCGTGTCGTCGTCTCCCATAACGAACCATCTCACGTTCTGCAGCCGGAGGTTAAAGCTGTCCACCACGATCCGGGCCATCCGGACCTCCGACTGGGAGTGCACGTACCTGAACTGGGTCCAGTTCTCCGACACCCGGTACGGGATATAAGCTGAAACGTCATTCTCCGGCTTCGAGTCCAGCCAGACGTAACCGCGTGTGGTGTTCGAGTTCCACCATGTTTCGGAGTAGGGGCACCGGTCACGCCACTTGTCGACGGAGCTGCCGAGACCGAACAGAATGTGGGAGATGTCGGTGGGTAGTTCGCTGTCATCGGTGGTGGTGGAGAAGACGGCGGAGACGGCGGTGCGGGCTCGGTTTCGGTCCAGGATGGGGAACCAGTTGGATTGGGGAGAGAAGGCGAAGCTCAGGGCGAGTGAGATTGAAGCGATCAGAGAGAGAATGAGGCCCACGCGCATGCACCGAACCAATAAATTACGTTTGGTTTTTTCCGGCAATGACACCAAGTTCGGTGCTTTGAGCTGCTCCAATCGGCTCGGACTCATTTCTTTTGCTTTTCCGTCCCCGGAAAGATTTCAATTTACGGGACTACCTGTCTGGCGGAAATTGTTGTCACATACAGGAAACCCAGAAAATCTCATCAGCATGATATttctcagaatttttttttttttttgtgtggacAAGCAGAAGCTTTGGGCGGAATTCCCGGAGAGTGATAAAGTGtgatgaaaaataataatacaaaGGATACCAAACCAGAGGAAGTGAAATCAAGCGGGGTGGTGATATAATGATATATGCTCTTTAATTTTATATGAACCGCAAGAGCCTTGACCCTAAACACCAGGCCTCTCTGTAATGGGAGATAGATAGGCCTAGGCCTGGCATCTGAGCCCGTGACCCGTAAACCCGCCCGAAACCCGCACTGTAAAAGCCCGCACGAACCCGTTCATTTATTAAATTCGTGCTAAAAAAGCCCGCACGCAAAAAGCCCGTAAATTAACGGGCCTTGCGTGCAAAACCCattggaaaccatggaacccGTTTACTTCCAAACAAACCTACTTCGAGTCTTCGACCTTTCCGTCATTCACCAGAacgcaactctctctctctggaacTCAACCGAATCTGAGCACAGCAACCTCCCATTCATTTCCGTCACCCAAatcccaactctctctctctctctctctctctctatatatatctctcatctctctctgcgCGCCCAATTTGTCAAGGTATTGCATGGATCTGTCttttgctttgggttttctTTGATTCCTTGCAGTCTTTGTATCTGtgtaattgtgtaaatggtgaactgggtttgcttcaatttctggATTTGGTAATATGAACAGTCTTTTTCCTGTAACAGACGCCAGAGATAACCCAgaaagcaaagcaaagcaaacAAAACTAGATACAGTTGCTTGCACGATCTCTGAAAGCAAAGAAGAATCTCACAATACCCAAAAAGGAGTGGCCTTTACTCTCGTGTCTTCATTCACATCATCTTCGGTTTCTTTTCTTGTTCGCTTTCTGGTTAAGCAGAGCCTTTAGCACAGAATCAAAAGgtccgttttttttttccttttcttttctctacgCGTTTCTGAATCTTTGAGACCCTATTTATGTCCCTTTTGGCACATTTTGCAACATGGGTTTTGGTTTTCTCATACAAATCTCAACTGGGTTCGATCAATACTGTGATTTCGGTTATGGGTTTTTGCTGTAATGAAAGAAAGTTTCCGTCTTTGGGTTCTCAGGGTGCTCTGCTATTAAGGGTGCGTCGTCGTTTTGTTGTTTGATTGCTGGTTATGGCGTTTAGATTTTCTTTTCGTTTACTGATAACATGATTCtggttttgcaagttgtgctgTGAAATTGTATCCTAGTGTGATTGGTTTGTGTAAAGTTACAATCTTGGATGAGTGATTTGTGCTATCTAGGCTTGATTTTTTCGGGTTAGTTGTAGATGTCATAGAGGCGTTCCTCAATGTTTACATATAGTTTGCTTGGTTTGGGAGGTTTGGTAAATCTTTAAACTTGTTTTGATCTATAAATGCAAGTAGGGGTGGCTGCTTTTTGACTTTTAGTTTATCTCACTCTCACCCTGTAAAAGATTTAGAATATGAGTTGGTTGTGGGGAGTTTAGACTGTAAGATTATGATTGATCGATTTGGTATCAGTTTATAACGCTGTGGGATTGTTTGAGAGTTTTGGTGCTGCTGTTTCCTTTTTTCCTAAGTTGCCGACTGATTTTATTAGCTTATTTGTCCTGTTTCTTAGTGTGTTGCTTATAGGGTCAACTAGTTGAGTCCGCTTCCTACTTCATTATACAAAGAAAGTGATTATATTGGTGTAGGTTGTAATTAAGTGTTGCCAGCACATTTAACTTGAGTCTACCTCATTATATAAAGGAAGTGATTATGTTGTTGCAGGTTAAAGTAATAAGATGGtaaagtttgttttgaattaaattggTAGATCATTTTTATGGCATGGCTGGTCTTTGGTGTTTAGTTGTAGATGAATTGGTTTATGGCCTGCAAAAGTAAAGAAAGCAATTGGTAGATCATTTTCATGGCATGGCTGGTCTGCGGTCTTTATACAAAGTATAAATAAAGAGGTAGCTAGCATAAAGTGCAACACTGTAAGAAGTcactttaatttcttttttttgtagATGAGTTTAAATGATGAGTCCCAATTTATATCTGTGGAGGAAAGAGGAGAAGATGCTACAACAAATGTACAAGGTGATGATTTGCCTTGATGAGTCCCAATTTAAATGATGAGTCCCAATTTAAATGATGAGTCCCAATTTCTACCGTTGCATCTGAATCGGCCTTTAGCATTGGCGGGAGAGTTTTAGATCAATACTGCAGCTCACTGTTGCCTGACACAGTTCAAGCTCTGCTTTGTACTCGAGATTGGATTTTTGGTAACAAAGGTAAGCTCAAAACAACTTGGTTCTATTCTCACTTTATCAATCTTTATGTTATTctaatatttttcatttttgtttgtttatattttagaaaAAGAGCGCGCTGAATTGGAGGATCTTACTGAAGACGTATTTGATTTGACATTGCAAGATAGATCTGGAGAAGGAGAAAGCCGCAATTAAGATGACTTAGACGTATTTTATTTAGTACATTAAAAATGTATTTTATTTAGTACATTAAAAATGTATTTTATTTAGTACATAAGTCTTATGTACATTAAAAAATTACATAAGTCTtaacggattttttttttttttaaattaaaatttttttttaaataaaaaaaaataattaaaaaaaaaatttgttaacgGGTTCTTAACTGGTTCCAATGGAAAACCTGCAAACCCGTCGGGTTAAGCCCGCGAAACCCGTTAACTTAACGGGTTTTTACTgggtcggcccgttaaaaacccgacccgtacccgcactatacccgcccGTTGCCAGGCCTAGATAGGCCAACCCAAACCACCCATTCAATATTGTCAGATTGTGCCAGGACTATTTTAACCCAAGCTCACCCCagttgttcttttcttttctcaaggAATCATATTATAGACCAGCGATTGTTTTGTTGTAAATTCCATATCAATCCGGGGATGATACTTATGAGTTATGAACTTGTCATTGGCCTTTACATTGTGGATCTCTTGGAAAGTTTAGgctgtgtttaaggaaaactgaattgggaaagaattgagtcgtactttcattgttaatagaggcctctttatatagaggattacaagcatagagatagagttatacatgaaaacataatcgtacattgattggatatcttcTAAGactctccgagaatatctctaaacaactagagcaagtaacctcgagtttgggccagacacatattctggatttacttgaacactgccccttgtgtcgcccaaacgtggtgctcctctcgttgcctcattaaaaaccttgccgagtaacaaaaatcaaGTAGGccaaaataacctcggtcgaatggAAAAAAGAGCGCAACACACCCTttacgtttcgagaccatacatgtagacacctccccctgatgtctgaaTCCCCCCCTGACGACTACAGTCATTGGAATtcggataacttctgcaaatgatgctaccaacatgtttctcgaaagtggaatttaggcaatgacttagtgagcaaacTTGCtgcactgtcctcagattgaacctcgttcactttgatcttgaggagagtttgttgttgctgattatacttggtgtggtcgcttttgatgtagccttgcttcaaaacatacaacattatcctatatgctcgtaggctcatctgtggtagacttcaaaccacaatttttttgaacatgcataattatcgatccaatccatatacattcacgaaccactttgtgaagaacaataatctctgcattgttcgaagatatagcgactagggtctgttctgtagacttccaagatatcaaggtctttacccatggtgaacacttaaccagtttgggaatgacctttgcatgagtcagagagatacccaacatcagcaaaaccttcagaaacacatgtcgttttgggatggggataatggacgcaagccagtgttggtggcgttcctagtgtgtgatgggtctaaATCCATCATCTATTTGTAGGGATATAACAAGTctatatcaatcatacatctcaagtattgaaagatatcttttacaccaatctaatgacatcgcgttggcgcagagctatatctagctaacaagttcatggcaaatgagatgtctggtcttgtgcattgagctaagtacaataatgtgactattgtactcaagtaagacacttctgcctctagtacatcttcattatcatccttttaatgaaaatgatcattttcaggatcaagactacgaacgatcatgggggtgcttgaaagcttgaccttgtcaaaatgcttaagaatctatcgacacgatgctcaagttccaaaccgagacataattgtGTTCCCCCATACTCCTTCATCTAAAAATCGGATTTctagtgttcagcggtttcccttaactctttaagggcttttaatgaagatcatgtccaacatgaatcgcgatagaatctgaaatttattaTGGAAACGCATgagcatatccctttccaatcatgtagtcactttagtaagcattccaaccttattgtaaatgcgctccgtgatctagagccacttgacttgggtaaatgaaattCACCATGAAGCTTCatatatattccgtatctaaaTCCCATATattagtgaccacatttgtaagctgcatgttcagttattcagaagctaccaaactaacaaggtagtggagtgcaatgacatccattacgagagaatatgtctcatcgtagttgattccacggcgttttgtgagaagccttgcaccataaggtgagattgtcatctctttttctcatcacgctttctaacgaatacccattagttaataggttttatgttaggagatgttggcatcactggctcaaaaaccttcctcttcgttagagaatccaacttaacatggatcacatctttccatttatgccaaatctctctacgttggcattcattcatcaacggagtgtggttcggtatcatcggactcaacaaactcatgtgcaacgaagtgcatgactacatcatcaattatgatggagtttctatcccacgtctcatgtacactagtgtaattttcatagagctctatattctcataaataggttctgacgttgaggcgtcccccaacgataaccataacctggaagattctcatgacaCGAatttttgagtgtcgatgatccaaggattaggttgtgccaaagcatccttcgaacccacgggcctcccatgcatcctagctggggccatgacctgtaactccagagtgccactctcatTAGTGTTGGCACCATACATACCTCTGtatagggtggcgctacgtcctctcgtagggacgtccttccttgcaggcatgtttgcagcatatttgtgtgatctagtcactttagtagggatcgagatgagacatagtagggacaggctacgacaattcctgtcgttcttgctgaacattcgtgctcttatctccccttaacgaccggaagactgtctcatcaaagtaacaacccccaaatctagcggtaaggagatcaccttgtaagggcattaagtgccggacgattgttggagtctcaaatccaacgtagttgcccattcttctgtacggacccatcatagagcgttgtggcggcgcaatggcacactcaaatatgcgtaagtacgatacttgtacccagtcactagctgtaatgcaaaacaatggtagtcgtctaacttctttacaaggatctcgaattatagttcttcacaaggatgttgtcatgcttttcagcgacattcatagctccaatgagctcatgaaaccttatgatttgtcttgcagtaacatcgattcgatagttcttatcaaccatcaatgcaaagacggggaaggtagagagagtcttctcaatcaacatcgcatttgtgatctctttacgaCATAATTTCATTAAGaatttaatgcaaagtgcttccgagttgtagtcaagaactgacttgaaatcacagaagcggaggctatgccatctcacttctaggtcaggaagcagggagtcatggaaGTTGCCAACTCTTtcatcgagtgagacccacagcctcctggggtcttcttcattcatacacttgtactggagcggatcatccatatgacgagtcattaggatgatggctttctccttatttgcctctaaagcTGCTCTAttggcttccaaagcttgaacttgctcaacagttagcacgtcctgactaggctcgagaatagtatctaggattccatcggccttgagatgctggcgga
This portion of the Rosa chinensis cultivar Old Blush chromosome 1, RchiOBHm-V2, whole genome shotgun sequence genome encodes:
- the LOC112182643 gene encoding uncharacterized protein LOC112182643; translation: MSPSRLEQLKAPNLVSLPEKTKRNLLVRCMRVGLILSLIASISLALSFAFSPQSNWFPILDRNRARTAVSAVFSTTTDDSELPTDISHILFGLGSSVDKWRDRCPYSETWWNSNTTRGYVWLDSKPENDVSAYIPYRVSENWTQFRYVHSQSEVRMARIVVDSFNLRLQNVRWFVMGDDDTIFFPDNLVSVLSQYDHNQMYYIGGNSESVEQDVMHAYDMAFGGGGFAISYPLAARLAELMDGCLDRYFNMYGSDQRVWACMVEIGVPLTKLSGFHQFDIRGDPYGVLAAHPLAPLLSLHHIDALEPIFPDQTHLDSVKSLVHAYRVDPSRILQQSFCYDRRRQWTVSISWGYTIQLYPSMVSALELQTPLQTFKTWRSWTNGPFTFNTRPVSSNPCEQPITYFLEDVKDGNSGDTLTTYKRFVSDKGKKCKRADYAYAMAMQRIVVVSRKMDPQYWTKAPLRQCSEIENRESVSGETMLIRIRRCTPSESITI